A single region of the Pieris rapae chromosome 19, ilPieRapa1.1, whole genome shotgun sequence genome encodes:
- the LOC110998899 gene encoding uncharacterized protein LOC110998899, with the protein MKAIIFIVLLVCLQLQAKDLILGTRINNLLISTQKVVFSGIPLIRRDKDYVYTDPKQRIIKGVIARDLSRTDAEVTVTAGGVGETHITLHLRSARGEGLNYLILIFSENK; encoded by the exons ATGAAAGCAATAATATTCATTGTGTTATTAGTGTGTTTACAATTACAAGCCAAGGACTTGATATTAGGTACTAGAATTAATAACTTGTTGATATCAACGCAGAAAGTTGTGTTTAGTGGAATACCACTTATAAGACGTGATAAAGATTATGTGTATACAGATCCGAAACAGAGGATTATTAAG GGAGTGATTGCCCGCGATCTTTCTCGAACAGACGCTGAAGTGACAGTGACAGCTGGTGGTGTGGGCGAAACACACATAACTTTACACCTGCGGAGTGCGAGGGGGGAGGGACTGAACTACCTTATACTCATTTTTAGTGAgaataaatag